In Paenibacillus ihbetae, the following are encoded in one genomic region:
- a CDS encoding beta-glucosidase family protein, whose amino-acid sequence MTLEEKASLCSGKDNWHTKGIERLGIPSVMVTDGPHGLRKQRASADHLGLFDSVPATCFPSAAGVASSWNRDLIYRMGEALGRECQAENVAVLLGPGANIKRSPLCGRNFEYFSEDPYLSSEMATYHIRGVQSQGVGTSLKHFAANNQEHRRMTSDSVVDERTLREIYLASFEGAVKQAQPWTVMCSYNKVNGEFASENETLLTDILKNEWGHDGFVISDWGAVNERAKALAAGMELEMPSSHGEGDAKIVEAVRNGQLPESKLDAAVERLLAVIFKAVDQRKPDAAVDQAEHHRLAREVAQESMVLLKNEGGLLPLARSGRIAVIGELAKEPRYQGSGSSKIRPTRLDDILEELEASAGDAKIRYAPGYKLNEEDIDPQLLQEALALVSEASVAVVFAGLPNRYESEGFDRKHLRIPPNQIALIEAVAKVQPNLAVVLSNGAPVEMPWLGEAKAVLEAYLGGQALGGAIADILFGDANPSGKLAETFPVRLSDNPSYLFFPGEGDRVEYREGLFVGYRYYDSKKLAPLFPFGHGLSYTTFEYSNLTVDKKQLKDREKLTVTVDVMNTGARLGKEIVQLYVHDMESSVIRPEQELKSFDKVELAPGEAKTVTFELDRRSFAYYDVELKDWVVESGKFEIRIGKSSRDIVLTEIVEVQSTTVRKIVFHRNSTVSDLKMTAKGAAFVEDFIGKLPFASAIEDSSHAEMFRAFLDALPLRGLLSFSGGKTTEKQLNDLIDFLNS is encoded by the coding sequence ATGACCTTGGAGGAGAAGGCTAGTCTTTGCTCCGGTAAGGACAATTGGCATACGAAAGGGATCGAGCGGTTGGGCATTCCATCCGTTATGGTGACGGACGGACCGCACGGGCTTCGCAAGCAGCGGGCCTCGGCCGACCATCTGGGCTTGTTCGACAGCGTGCCTGCAACATGTTTTCCGTCGGCGGCGGGCGTAGCGAGCTCATGGAACCGTGACTTGATCTACCGGATGGGCGAAGCGCTGGGCAGAGAATGCCAGGCGGAGAACGTAGCCGTACTGCTGGGGCCAGGGGCTAATATCAAGCGTTCGCCCCTGTGCGGACGAAACTTTGAGTATTTCTCTGAGGACCCTTATTTATCATCCGAGATGGCGACTTACCATATCAGAGGGGTGCAGAGTCAAGGGGTCGGGACCTCACTCAAGCATTTTGCGGCCAACAACCAGGAGCATCGGCGGATGACGTCGGACTCGGTGGTCGACGAGCGGACACTGCGTGAAATTTATTTGGCGAGCTTTGAGGGCGCCGTCAAGCAAGCACAGCCGTGGACGGTGATGTGCTCCTACAATAAAGTGAACGGAGAATTTGCTTCCGAGAATGAGACGCTGCTGACCGATATTTTGAAAAACGAATGGGGCCATGACGGCTTTGTCATTTCGGACTGGGGTGCGGTTAATGAGCGGGCCAAGGCACTTGCTGCCGGAATGGAGCTGGAGATGCCGTCAAGCCACGGCGAGGGGGATGCGAAAATTGTAGAAGCCGTAAGAAACGGCCAGCTGCCCGAATCCAAGCTGGACGCTGCGGTGGAGCGTCTGCTTGCCGTGATCTTCAAGGCCGTAGATCAGCGAAAGCCTGATGCGGCCGTAGATCAGGCGGAGCATCACCGTCTGGCTCGCGAGGTGGCTCAAGAGAGTATGGTGCTGCTTAAAAATGAAGGCGGACTGCTGCCTTTGGCCCGAAGCGGCCGCATTGCCGTCATCGGCGAATTAGCTAAAGAGCCGCGCTATCAGGGCAGTGGCAGCTCCAAGATTCGTCCGACCCGGCTGGACGATATCTTAGAGGAATTAGAGGCATCGGCTGGCGATGCGAAGATCCGTTACGCGCCCGGCTATAAACTGAACGAAGAGGACATTGACCCGCAGCTGCTTCAGGAAGCGCTTGCCCTCGTATCCGAGGCTAGCGTTGCCGTAGTCTTTGCCGGGCTGCCAAACCGTTATGAATCGGAAGGCTTCGACCGGAAGCATCTGCGGATTCCGCCGAATCAGATCGCTCTGATCGAAGCAGTAGCAAAGGTGCAGCCGAATCTGGCAGTGGTGCTCAGCAACGGCGCACCAGTGGAAATGCCGTGGCTTGGAGAAGCCAAGGCGGTGCTGGAGGCGTATCTGGGCGGGCAGGCGCTTGGCGGAGCAATCGCCGACATTCTGTTCGGTGACGCGAATCCGTCCGGAAAGCTGGCCGAGACGTTCCCGGTTAGGCTGAGCGACAATCCCTCGTACTTGTTTTTTCCGGGGGAAGGCGACCGTGTCGAATACCGTGAAGGTTTGTTTGTCGGGTACCGCTATTATGACTCGAAAAAGCTGGCTCCCCTGTTTCCTTTCGGGCACGGGCTGAGCTACACCACATTCGAATACTCGAATCTGACGGTTGATAAAAAGCAGCTGAAAGATCGAGAGAAGCTCACCGTTACCGTTGATGTGATGAATACGGGAGCCCGACTTGGCAAGGAGATCGTTCAGCTCTATGTGCATGATATGGAGAGCAGCGTGATTCGGCCTGAACAGGAGCTGAAAAGCTTTGACAAGGTGGAATTGGCGCCGGGTGAAGCAAAGACCGTTACCTTCGAGCTGGATCGCAGAAGCTTCGCCTATTATGACGTTGAGCTGAAGGACTGGGTCGTCGAGAGCGGCAAATTTGAAATTCGAATCGGCAAGTCCTCCCGTGACATCGTCCTTACGGAGATCGTTGAAGTACAATCCACAACCGTGCGAAAGATCGTATTCCATCGCAACTCTACCGTATCGGACTTGAAAATGACCGCCAAAGGCGCGGCTTTCGTAGAGGATTTTATCGGCAAGCTTCCGTTTGCATCCGCCATTGAAGACAGTTCCCATGCGGAAATGTTCCGGGCGTTCCTGGATGCCCTGCCATTGCGCGGCTTGTTATCGTTCAGCGGCGGCAAAACAACAGAAAAGCAGCTGAATGACCTCATTGACTTTCTGAATAGCTGA
- a CDS encoding glycoside hydrolase family 3 N-terminal domain-containing protein, producing the protein MIGNWHCIIDKPRMKIQFKISKKADYTLDAVMEPLPVPLSFPDVTVQGSQLRGLGKVFWKPDEDLSVQLSFDGDSFTGELRIPSFGSFPLQGERGRGPYLAQSLLEEAAVHRKSGVRERTDEEIAEAVEALLADMSLEEKVGQMCQCQASNFSFGNAVESDPPEKLIAEGRAGSVLGAFDITRVYELQRIAVEQSPHGIPLLFHADVIHGSQTIFPIPLAWSCSWDMEAIQEACAIAAKEASASGTIFNHGPMIDITRDARWGRVSEGAGEDPFLGALIAKAQVAGYQGASLHNEETLVACLKHFIAYGAAEAGRDYNSVDISEGTLRNVYLPPFKAALEAGAGSVMNAFNIYQGVPVAANMFVLKELLREELGFDGILISDYGSVDEIRIHGHAKDTKEAALKAVHATMDIEMVTRAFDHLPALVKEGQVSERQIDDAVRRILYVKYKTGIMDDPYRYIRPEKEMEYHFNEAHLQASLELARKSAVLLKNNGVLPLAKDTGKIALIGPFADSKDLLGPWQFSRYGHETVTLYEGLLEKGIPAERLLYAQGSGVNKAIDGGIEAAIMQAREADIVVLALGESSDMSGEAASRMDVIIPEAQQRLAEAVIAEGKPTVLVLTNGRPLVLDWYDRHVDAILETWFLGSQAGHAIADVLTGDYNPSGKLTMSFPARIGQVPVYYNSFNTGRPVTDTNGKDKFISKYLDGPNDPLYPFGYGLSYTTFDISDITLDRREMTADDTITVTVNVTNTGGVSGEETVQMYIQDCCGSIVRPVKELKGFQKVWLEPGESREVTFTIKVEQLTFWSPASGYAAEPGTFKVYIGSSSRDLSDELEFELLDELNHNGEELN; encoded by the coding sequence ATGATAGGAAATTGGCATTGCATCATCGACAAACCGCGAATGAAAATACAGTTTAAAATCAGCAAAAAAGCAGACTACACCCTCGATGCCGTCATGGAGCCCCTTCCGGTACCGCTCTCATTCCCCGACGTTACGGTGCAGGGCAGCCAACTACGGGGACTGGGGAAAGTGTTTTGGAAGCCGGATGAGGATCTTTCCGTCCAGCTGTCGTTCGACGGGGATTCGTTCACCGGCGAGCTTCGCATCCCCTCGTTCGGGAGCTTCCCCCTTCAAGGTGAAAGGGGGCGGGGTCCCTATCTAGCGCAATCCTTGCTGGAGGAAGCAGCGGTGCATCGAAAGAGCGGGGTACGGGAGCGTACGGACGAAGAGATTGCAGAGGCAGTGGAAGCATTGCTTGCCGACATGTCGCTGGAGGAGAAGGTTGGTCAAATGTGCCAGTGCCAGGCCTCCAATTTCTCCTTCGGGAATGCCGTGGAATCCGACCCGCCCGAGAAGCTGATTGCCGAGGGCAGGGCAGGATCGGTACTGGGAGCGTTTGACATTACAAGAGTATATGAATTGCAGAGAATAGCCGTCGAGCAATCGCCGCACGGCATTCCGCTGCTGTTTCATGCGGACGTCATCCACGGCTCGCAGACCATTTTTCCAATTCCGCTGGCATGGTCCTGCAGCTGGGACATGGAAGCGATCCAAGAAGCGTGCGCGATCGCCGCTAAGGAGGCCAGCGCTTCCGGTACGATATTCAATCACGGCCCGATGATCGACATTACCCGTGATGCCCGCTGGGGCAGAGTATCGGAAGGAGCCGGCGAGGATCCGTTTTTAGGGGCGTTAATTGCCAAAGCTCAAGTTGCAGGGTACCAAGGAGCGTCTCTGCATAACGAAGAGACGCTGGTCGCCTGCCTGAAGCACTTCATTGCCTATGGTGCAGCAGAAGCCGGCAGGGATTATAACAGTGTGGACATCTCGGAGGGCACGCTGCGAAACGTGTACCTTCCGCCGTTTAAGGCTGCACTGGAAGCGGGAGCCGGCTCGGTAATGAACGCCTTTAATATTTATCAGGGCGTCCCGGTTGCGGCTAATATGTTCGTCCTGAAAGAGCTGCTGCGGGAAGAGCTGGGCTTTGACGGAATCCTGATTTCCGATTACGGCTCGGTTGACGAGATTCGGATTCACGGACACGCGAAGGATACGAAGGAGGCTGCGCTAAAAGCAGTTCATGCCACGATGGACATCGAAATGGTGACGCGTGCTTTCGATCATCTTCCCGCGCTCGTTAAGGAAGGCCAGGTGAGCGAACGGCAAATCGATGATGCTGTTCGCCGCATTTTATATGTGAAGTACAAAACCGGTATAATGGACGACCCATATCGATATATTCGCCCTGAGAAAGAAATGGAATACCACTTTAACGAAGCGCATCTGCAAGCAAGTCTGGAGTTGGCGCGCAAATCGGCCGTTCTGCTCAAAAATAACGGGGTGCTCCCGCTGGCAAAGGATACCGGCAAAATTGCGCTGATTGGCCCGTTTGCCGATAGCAAGGACCTGCTCGGACCGTGGCAGTTCTCCCGGTACGGCCATGAAACGGTGACCCTGTACGAAGGTCTGCTGGAGAAGGGCATCCCCGCGGAGCGTCTCCTCTACGCTCAAGGCAGCGGCGTGAATAAAGCGATTGACGGCGGAATCGAGGCTGCAATCATGCAGGCGAGAGAGGCCGATATCGTCGTCCTGGCGCTGGGTGAGAGCAGCGATATGTCGGGTGAAGCCGCTTCCCGCATGGATGTCATCATTCCCGAGGCGCAGCAGCGGCTGGCGGAAGCCGTGATCGCGGAAGGCAAACCGACGGTTCTTGTCCTGACGAACGGACGTCCGCTGGTCCTGGACTGGTATGACCGGCATGTCGATGCCATTCTGGAAACCTGGTTCCTAGGCTCGCAGGCAGGTCACGCCATCGCAGACGTGTTGACAGGAGATTACAACCCGTCAGGGAAGCTGACGATGAGCTTTCCTGCCCGCATCGGGCAGGTGCCGGTATACTACAACAGCTTTAACACCGGCAGACCGGTAACTGATACGAATGGAAAGGATAAATTCATATCCAAATACTTGGACGGACCGAATGACCCGTTATATCCATTCGGATATGGGCTGAGCTATACGACTTTCGATATATCGGATATCACCCTGGACCGACGCGAAATGACGGCGGACGATACGATTACGGTCACGGTGAATGTGACGAATACGGGCGGTGTTTCCGGGGAGGAAACCGTTCAGATGTACATTCAGGACTGCTGCGGGAGTATTGTAAGACCGGTTAAAGAGCTGAAGGGCTTCCAGAAAGTATGGCTGGAACCGGGAGAGAGCCGGGAGGTTACGTTTACGATTAAAGTCGAGCAATTGACGTTCTGGTCGCCGGCTTCCGGCTACGCGGCTGAGCCCGGCACATTCAAGGTATACATCGGCTCCAGCAGCCGGGATCTATCGGATGAGTTAGAGTTTGAATTGCTGGATGAATTGAATCATAACGGGGAGGAATTGAATTGA
- a CDS encoding carbohydrate ABC transporter permease, with protein sequence MKNESRGLQWAAHIILIVFSLACILPFVLLFISSITDDHTIAVEGYSFFPSKLSLGAYEYLWRESAQILHAYGITILITVIGTSASLVMTSLLAYPLSRKDLPGGVVLSFIVFFTLLFNGGLVPTYLVYTQLFDLKNTLLALLIPWLLMNGFNVLLMRTFFATTIPSAVLESASMDGAGEFRMYYKIILPLSLPIMATVGMFQGLAYWNDWNNGLVFVTDPELFSLQNLLNRIMSDIQYLTRNSSMNSGNALEQLPSETFRMAVAVIGVLPILVAYPFFQKYFVKGMTIGAVKG encoded by the coding sequence ATGAAAAACGAATCCCGCGGCCTGCAATGGGCTGCGCATATCATTCTGATTGTTTTTTCCCTGGCGTGTATTCTTCCGTTCGTCCTGCTGTTTATCTCTTCAATCACGGATGACCACACGATTGCGGTTGAGGGCTACTCGTTCTTTCCCTCCAAGTTAAGCCTTGGCGCTTATGAATATTTATGGAGAGAATCGGCACAGATCCTTCATGCATACGGGATTACCATCCTGATTACGGTGATCGGCACGAGCGCAAGCCTTGTCATGACTTCGCTGCTGGCCTATCCGCTATCCCGCAAGGATCTTCCCGGCGGCGTCGTGCTGTCGTTCATCGTGTTCTTTACGCTGCTGTTTAACGGGGGACTGGTTCCGACCTATCTGGTCTATACCCAGCTGTTCGATTTGAAAAACACGCTGCTTGCCCTGTTGATCCCCTGGCTGCTCATGAATGGCTTCAACGTGCTGCTGATGCGGACCTTCTTTGCCACCACGATCCCTTCGGCGGTGCTGGAATCGGCCAGCATGGACGGTGCCGGGGAGTTCAGGATGTATTACAAGATCATTCTGCCGCTGTCGCTGCCGATTATGGCGACGGTCGGCATGTTCCAGGGGCTGGCATACTGGAACGACTGGAATAACGGATTGGTCTTTGTAACGGATCCGGAGCTGTTCAGCCTGCAAAATCTTCTGAACCGGATAATGAGCGATATCCAGTATTTGACCCGCAACAGCAGCATGAATTCAGGGAATGCACTGGAGCAGCTGCCAAGCGAGACATTCCGGATGGCCGTGGCCGTCATCGGCGTCCTGCCGATCCTCGTCGCCTATCCGTTCTTCCAGAAATACTTTGTTAAAGGCATGACGATCGGTGCGGTAAAGGGCTGA
- a CDS encoding ABC transporter permease, which translates to MMLPGLIYLLINNYLPLFGLSIAFKDVNYSKGIWDSDWIGFKNFEYLFKTDDAFIITRNTILYNAAFIVLGLIVSVGIAILLNEIRNKVASRFYQSVIILPFLISIIIVSYLVYAMFSVNTGMVNKTLLPALGLDPISWYAEPKYWPFILTFVHIWKAAGYSCIVYLAAIIGIDPEYYEAAKLDGASKWMQIRKITLPMITPVITILTLLGIGRIFYSDFGLFYQVPMDSGALFSTTNVIDTYVFRGLMQLGDIGMSSAAGFYQSLVGFVLVLVSNYVVRKIDIDNALF; encoded by the coding sequence ATGATGTTGCCGGGGCTTATCTACCTGCTCATTAACAATTATTTGCCGCTGTTCGGTCTAAGCATTGCTTTCAAGGACGTGAACTACAGCAAAGGGATATGGGACAGTGACTGGATCGGCTTCAAAAACTTTGAGTACCTGTTCAAGACCGATGATGCGTTCATCATCACGAGAAACACGATTCTATATAATGCTGCGTTTATCGTGCTCGGTTTGATCGTTTCGGTCGGCATCGCGATTTTGCTGAACGAGATCCGAAATAAGGTGGCATCCCGCTTTTATCAAAGCGTCATCATCTTGCCGTTTCTCATCTCCATCATTATTGTCAGCTACCTGGTGTACGCCATGTTCAGCGTGAACACCGGAATGGTGAACAAGACGCTGCTGCCGGCGCTTGGGCTTGACCCGATTTCATGGTATGCCGAGCCGAAATATTGGCCGTTTATTCTGACCTTCGTCCATATCTGGAAGGCAGCGGGATATTCCTGCATCGTATATCTTGCCGCCATCATCGGCATCGATCCGGAATATTACGAGGCCGCTAAGCTGGACGGGGCCTCCAAATGGATGCAGATCCGCAAGATTACGCTGCCGATGATTACGCCGGTGATTACCATCTTGACACTGCTAGGCATCGGGCGCATCTTCTATTCCGACTTCGGATTGTTCTACCAGGTGCCGATGGATTCCGGAGCTTTATTCTCCACCACCAACGTCATCGATACTTACGTATTCCGCGGGTTAATGCAGCTCGGCGATATCGGGATGTCCTCGGCGGCGGGGTTCTATCAGTCGCTGGTCGGCTTCGTTCTCGTACTGGTGTCCAATTATGTCGTGCGGAAAATTGATATAGACAATGCTTTGTTCTAA